CTTGACGATAGGTGCTTCTTCACTCTTTCCTGGTCTGGCCTCGGCAGCACCGGTCGTGCCTATTGAACTCACAAACAGGCCAAGGCCCGTTGAGCCCAATAATTTGAGTGTCTTTCTACGGTTATAATTGTCTTCAGACATCAAATGGCAATTTAACAAAGAGTGAAAAAATGTTTCTATATGAGTCTAATATATTATGTTCTGGGTGCTCTTCTATTTAATTGCTCTACAGTACTACAGTAGCAAGAATTTGAATTGAAAATCCGATAGCCAATGATGTTCAGCGAAGCCTCACAACCCGCCTGACCGGAAGGACAGATCCAGCGTCTGCGCGGAGTGGGTCAGACTGCCCATCGAGATGACGTCGACGCCCGTCGCCGCGTAATCGGGCACGTCGGCGACGGTGATCCCGCCGGAGGCCTCCGCGAGCACGTCCGCCTCGGCCGCACGGAGTCGCTCGACAGCCCGCTCGGTCTCGTCGGGGGACAGATTGTCCAGCAAGACGATATCTGCGCCGGCCTCGGCGGCCCGAGGCGCGTCCTCAGGGCTCTCGACCTCGACTTCGATCTTGGTCGTGAACGAGGCCCGCTCTCGAAAGTGCTTGATTGCTCCGGTCAGCCCCATCTCGGCGACGTGGTTGTCCTTGACCATCACCATGTGCGAGAGATCCAGCCGGTGGGTGTCGCCGCCCCCCGCCACGACCGCCCGTTTCTCGATGCCGCGCAGACCGGGCGTGGTCTTTCGAGTGCAGGCGATCCGGACCGACTCGTCGACTTCACGAGCGCGCTTGACAGCCTCGCGCGTCTTCGTCGCGACTCCGGAGGCGTGTCCGGTGATATTGACGGCAACGCGCTCGCCCCGGAGCGTTTCCTGTGCAGGGCCGTCGGTCCTGAGAACGACGTCACCGGCGTCGGCTCGGTCGCCGTTCTCGACAGTCGTCTCGACGTCGACGTCGAGATACTCGAAGACGGCCGTCGCGGCGTCGAGGCCGGCGACGACGCCGTCCTCTTTGGCGACGAGTCGACCCTGCGTTTCGCCTGGAACGTGGTTCGTGACGTCGTGATGGCCCAGGTCTTCCTGAAGCCAGCGTTCGATTGTGCTGTCTGGAATCATCGGCGTGTCAGTCCGCGGTCGTCTCAGCGGCCTCGGCGAGGTAGTGCGTGCCGCGGCTTTCGGGGTTCTCGCTGGCGGCGCGAGCGATCAGGAGTGCGGTGATCGAGGCGTGGCGGAGTTCGTACAGCGAGCGCGATGTTCGAGTGCGGACGTAGGCGTCGACCTCGCCCTTCAGGCGGCGGAGGACGCCCTGGGCGCGGTTGAGATCCTCGGGCGTGCGTTCGAGTCCGACGTACTCGTCCATCACGCGGCGGAGGCGGTGGAACTTGTCGCGGGCGAACTTTTCGGGAAGTTCGGGGTCGCGGTTCAGGAGTTCCGGTGCCTCCATCGTCTGGACCTCGCGACCGACCGCGTCCTCACCGGCGCGGAGACCCCAGACGAGGCCTTCGAGCAAACTCGTGCTGGCGAGGCGGTTCGCGCCGTGGACGCCCGTGCGGGCGGTCTCGCCGACGGCGTACA
The Halapricum salinum genome window above contains:
- the nadC gene encoding carboxylating nicotinate-nucleotide diphosphorylase encodes the protein MIPDSTIERWLQEDLGHHDVTNHVPGETQGRLVAKEDGVVAGLDAATAVFEYLDVDVETTVENGDRADAGDVVLRTDGPAQETLRGERVAVNITGHASGVATKTREAVKRAREVDESVRIACTRKTTPGLRGIEKRAVVAGGGDTHRLDLSHMVMVKDNHVAEMGLTGAIKHFRERASFTTKIEVEVESPEDAPRAAEAGADIVLLDNLSPDETERAVERLRAAEADVLAEASGGITVADVPDYAATGVDVISMGSLTHSAQTLDLSFRSGGL